The genomic stretch GGCAAAGGCAATGGCAGCATTTACAATCGCTGAGAAGGTTGGAGATGTGGATGTTAAAGGCTGTTTCATGGTAAAAGAGATGGAAAGATACGTCCCAATTGTTGCATCTGCTCATGAAATGGTTAGATACGCTGCTAAATTAGTAGATGAAGCAAGAGAATTAGAAAAAGCAATGGATGCAGTTAGTAGAAAACCACACCATCCAGAAGGTAATGTATTAGGTAAGAAGAAGTTGATGGAAAAACCAGAATAAATTTTTCTTTTTTCTTTTTTATTTTTAGTTTGTTAATGATTGAATTGGTGCAGGTATTCTTCCACCCCTATTTATGAATTTCTCTGAGGAAAATTCACTAACTGGCATTATTGGTGCTTTTCCAAGTAATCCACCAAAATCAACATAATCCCCAACGTCCTTTCCAGGTACTGGAATTATCCTAACTGCTGTAGTTTTTTTGTTTATAACCCCAATTGCCATCTCATCTGCAATAATTGCAGAGA from Methanotorris formicicus Mc-S-70 encodes the following:
- a CDS encoding F420-dependent methylenetetrahydromethanopterin dehydrogenase, whose product is AKAMAAFTIAEKVGDVDVKGCFMVKEMERYVPIVASAHEMVRYAAKLVDEARELEKAMDAVSRKPHHPEGNVLGKKKLMEKPE